Proteins encoded by one window of Sphaerochaeta sp.:
- the ispE gene encoding 4-(cytidine 5'-diphospho)-2-C-methyl-D-erythritol kinase: MTCGFPAPAKINLHLAVGNKQPDGFHEISSVFCTTGLCDTVRVRYQPASVPSVTVTGVEAYCAPGSDTMAKAALAWMGESGVSLKVTVDCVKRIPVQAGLGGGSSDAAAVLRALDRFHPIGEDRLATVACAVGSDVSFFVSGYPCAYVTGRGERVEPLSSRAWHVCLVMPRNLSVSTGLAYRALDAVSRPALPSRKAVLAALAKGLNTWDGIFRNDFLSVVDGRLVYQQLAELQQGLDGYGSLSGSGACWFFLSEKKDQVDAFCRRVTEVMPCSVDTWVVSAGSAVVTETDSV; encoded by the coding sequence ATGACGTGCGGATTTCCTGCCCCCGCCAAGATTAATCTCCATCTGGCCGTCGGGAACAAACAGCCGGATGGATTCCATGAGATTTCTTCTGTGTTCTGCACGACGGGGCTTTGCGATACGGTGCGCGTGCGGTATCAGCCTGCGTCCGTTCCCTCGGTGACGGTGACCGGGGTGGAGGCATACTGCGCTCCTGGCTCGGATACGATGGCCAAAGCTGCGCTTGCCTGGATGGGGGAAAGCGGGGTTTCGTTGAAAGTAACAGTGGATTGCGTCAAGCGGATTCCCGTCCAGGCGGGGCTGGGTGGTGGAAGCTCTGACGCCGCCGCGGTGCTCCGCGCGTTGGATCGCTTCCATCCCATCGGTGAGGATCGCTTGGCAACCGTGGCCTGCGCTGTCGGCTCCGATGTTTCCTTCTTTGTGTCCGGGTATCCTTGCGCTTACGTGACCGGTCGGGGCGAGCGGGTTGAGCCTCTTTCCTCCAGAGCATGGCATGTCTGCCTGGTAATGCCACGGAACCTGTCTGTTTCCACCGGTCTGGCCTATCGCGCGTTGGATGCGGTATCCCGTCCCGCGTTGCCTTCTCGGAAAGCGGTGCTTGCGGCGTTAGCCAAAGGCCTGAACACGTGGGACGGTATTTTCCGCAATGATTTTCTCTCTGTTGTTGATGGTCGTCTGGTGTATCAACAACTGGCGGAACTGCAGCAAGGGCTTGATGGATATGGTTCGCTTTCCGGGAGCGGCGCCTGTTGGTTTTTCCTCAGTGAGAAGAAGGATCAGGTAGATGCGTTCTGCCGGCGGGTGACTGAAGTGATGCCATGTTCCGTGGACACCTGGGTGGTTTCCGCGGGAAGCGCAGTCGTGACTGAAACGGACAGTGTGTAG
- a CDS encoding single-stranded DNA-binding protein yields MVVFLRMEMDMEDVRQLVRRTEQLRDDVARLSFDPALYVYNPLQYAWEPHRIYLETWCDHPVDLLLLGMNPGPFGMAQTGVPFGEVNAVRDFLGIQAPVGQPSRMHPKRPVLGFSCTRSEVSGRRLWGFLQNRYHTASACFSQLCVMNYCPLAFVDPGPMGKNITPDHLDRSERQRLDAICDAYLEDVIAYFQPKALVGVGQYAKAKLAPFSQGRVLSSIIHPSPGNPQANHGWAEKTEITFQEIFEAIGFGKEDIQ; encoded by the coding sequence ATGGTAGTGTTTCTCCGGATGGAGATGGATATGGAGGATGTGCGGCAACTGGTGCGGCGGACGGAACAACTTCGGGATGATGTTGCACGACTGTCGTTTGATCCCGCTTTGTATGTGTACAATCCCCTCCAGTACGCCTGGGAACCCCATCGGATATATCTGGAGACGTGGTGCGACCATCCGGTCGACCTGTTGCTCCTGGGGATGAATCCCGGTCCGTTCGGCATGGCCCAGACCGGGGTTCCGTTCGGAGAGGTGAATGCCGTACGTGACTTCTTGGGCATCCAGGCTCCGGTAGGACAGCCATCACGAATGCATCCCAAACGCCCTGTGCTGGGCTTTTCCTGTACCCGGAGCGAAGTGAGTGGCCGGAGGCTCTGGGGCTTTTTACAGAACCGATACCATACCGCTTCCGCTTGCTTTTCCCAATTGTGCGTGATGAACTACTGTCCGCTGGCGTTTGTCGACCCTGGTCCGATGGGGAAGAACATCACGCCGGACCATCTGGATCGGTCTGAGCGCCAACGTCTGGACGCCATCTGCGACGCCTATCTGGAGGATGTCATCGCTTATTTCCAACCGAAAGCGTTGGTGGGTGTGGGGCAGTATGCCAAGGCGAAGCTTGCACCTTTCTCCCAAGGACGGGTGCTTTCCTCGATCATCCACCCCAGTCCGGGAAACCCCCAGGCCAATCACGGATGGGCGGAGAAAACGGAAATTACGTTCCAGGAAATTTTTGAAGCCATTGGCTTTGGGAAGGAAGATATCCAATGA
- a CDS encoding amidohydrolase — protein sequence MNTLITNALVIPMTKEGYTIQGNIGINGKEIVFVGQTPASFHPDRVIDANGSIVMPALVNAHTHLAMELMRNYKDTEPNLMAWLSQIWPIEAKLNDEDILWASRLGVCELIQSGCTLFNDMYFNEHMTARAANEGGIRASIGLTLFGDIDDTRKRLAEKPKNCAPEVEKSNGRIKLAVAPHAIYTCTEVTYRYAHDWAKEHAAVLHTHLSETKGEVDDCVKAHGQTPLDYLDGMGYFDDTKHLLAHCVHLTDSEISRLSQFDAAVATNPTSNCKLASGVAPLGKLGKAGVKLCIGTDGSSSNNNQNLFEEMHVASLVSTVSTMDITSLPPYRVLEMATKNGADALGFPQIGTIQPGKEADLIIVDIHKPHLTPLNDPFSALVYAAQASDVDTVFCQGEMVMEHRRITGLDLEETMRKTNERWEDIKRR from the coding sequence ATGAATACTTTGATCACCAACGCCTTGGTCATCCCGATGACCAAAGAAGGGTACACCATCCAAGGAAACATCGGTATCAACGGAAAAGAAATCGTCTTCGTAGGGCAAACTCCCGCATCGTTCCATCCCGACCGTGTGATCGACGCAAACGGCTCGATCGTCATGCCGGCACTGGTCAACGCCCACACTCATCTGGCGATGGAACTGATGCGTAACTACAAGGACACCGAACCCAATCTGATGGCCTGGCTGTCCCAAATCTGGCCGATCGAAGCCAAACTGAACGACGAGGACATCCTCTGGGCTTCCCGATTGGGAGTCTGTGAGTTGATCCAAAGCGGCTGCACGCTGTTCAACGACATGTATTTCAACGAACACATGACGGCGCGGGCGGCAAACGAAGGCGGCATCCGGGCATCCATCGGCCTGACGTTGTTCGGGGACATCGATGACACCCGGAAACGCCTTGCGGAGAAACCGAAAAACTGTGCGCCGGAAGTGGAGAAAAGCAATGGAAGGATCAAGCTGGCCGTCGCGCCCCATGCCATCTACACCTGTACCGAAGTGACCTATCGTTACGCCCATGACTGGGCGAAAGAGCATGCCGCCGTTCTGCACACCCACCTGTCTGAAACCAAAGGGGAAGTGGATGACTGCGTCAAAGCCCATGGGCAAACTCCTCTGGACTATCTGGACGGAATGGGATATTTCGACGACACCAAACACCTTCTGGCCCACTGCGTCCATCTGACGGACAGCGAGATATCCCGTCTTTCCCAGTTTGACGCGGCAGTGGCCACCAACCCCACCAGCAACTGCAAGCTGGCTAGCGGTGTGGCTCCGCTTGGCAAACTGGGCAAGGCAGGCGTCAAACTCTGCATCGGTACGGATGGATCTTCCAGCAACAACAACCAGAACCTGTTTGAGGAGATGCATGTGGCGAGTCTGGTCAGTACCGTCTCCACGATGGACATCACTTCCCTTCCCCCGTACCGGGTGCTGGAAATGGCGACGAAAAACGGTGCTGATGCATTGGGATTCCCCCAAATTGGGACGATCCAACCGGGAAAGGAAGCCGACCTGATCATCGTTGACATCCACAAACCCCACCTGACGCCGCTGAACGATCCGTTCTCCGCGTTGGTCTACGCCGCGCAGGCAAGTGACGTGGATACCGTCTTCTGCCAGGGTGAGATGGTGATGGAACATCGTCGTATCACCGGTCTGGATTTGGAAGAAACGATGCGGAAAACCAATGAACGGTGGGAAGACATCAAAAGACGATAA
- the gdhA gene encoding NADP-specific glutamate dehydrogenase, whose product MHQATETIVNRVIQQDPHQPEFHQAVVTFMRSIDKVVDDMPEIVYHKILDRIVEPERVVMFRVPWIDDDGVLQLNRGYRIQMNSALGPYKGGLRFHPSVNLSILKFLAFEQTFKNSLTGLPMGGAKGGSDFNPKGKSEGEVMRFCQSFMSELYRHIGPDTDVPAGDIGVGGREVGYLFGEYKRLTNTFSGVLTGKGKSFGGSNIRPEATGYGLVYIADAVLEGEGMSLKGKRCLVSGSGNVAQFTTEKLLQMGAKVLTLSDSSGVMIDPEGFDEEKLAFVKTLKNVKRGRIKEYAEKYPKCTYIPHDGNATSNPLWDVPADYAFPAATQNEINKEDAQHLAKNGVKMVAEGANMPSTIEAQQVYREAGMLHIPSKAANAGGVAVSGLEMSQNSERLSWSREEVDQRLQHIMRDIYRNMSECAVKYSEKNDFVDGANIAAFLKVSDAMLAQGYV is encoded by the coding sequence ATGCATCAAGCAACAGAAACCATTGTGAATCGTGTGATCCAACAGGATCCACACCAGCCTGAGTTCCATCAGGCGGTTGTCACCTTCATGCGGTCCATCGACAAAGTCGTCGACGACATGCCAGAGATCGTCTACCACAAAATCCTCGATCGGATCGTGGAACCGGAACGAGTCGTGATGTTCCGTGTTCCCTGGATCGATGATGACGGCGTCCTTCAGCTGAACCGCGGCTACCGGATCCAGATGAACAGCGCACTCGGCCCGTACAAAGGCGGTCTTCGGTTCCACCCGTCGGTGAACCTTTCCATCCTGAAGTTCCTGGCATTCGAACAGACCTTCAAGAACAGCCTGACCGGGCTTCCCATGGGAGGCGCGAAGGGAGGATCGGACTTCAACCCCAAAGGGAAGAGTGAGGGAGAAGTGATGCGCTTCTGCCAGAGTTTCATGTCGGAGCTGTACCGGCACATCGGACCGGATACCGACGTACCCGCCGGCGACATCGGAGTCGGGGGACGGGAAGTCGGCTATCTGTTCGGGGAGTACAAACGGCTGACCAACACGTTCTCCGGCGTACTGACGGGAAAAGGCAAGAGCTTCGGAGGCTCGAACATCCGTCCGGAAGCCACCGGTTACGGGCTGGTGTACATCGCTGATGCCGTCCTGGAAGGGGAAGGCATGAGTCTGAAGGGAAAGCGCTGTCTGGTTTCCGGCAGCGGGAATGTGGCGCAGTTCACCACGGAAAAGCTGCTGCAGATGGGAGCCAAGGTGCTTACCCTTTCCGATTCCAGTGGCGTGATGATCGATCCGGAAGGCTTCGACGAGGAGAAACTGGCGTTCGTCAAGACGCTGAAGAACGTCAAACGGGGCCGCATCAAGGAATACGCGGAGAAATATCCGAAATGCACCTACATCCCCCACGACGGGAACGCCACCAGCAATCCCCTGTGGGATGTCCCTGCTGATTACGCGTTCCCCGCAGCAACGCAGAACGAGATCAACAAGGAAGACGCCCAGCACCTTGCAAAGAATGGCGTGAAGATGGTCGCCGAAGGCGCCAACATGCCCTCCACCATCGAGGCGCAGCAGGTGTACCGGGAAGCTGGCATGCTGCACATTCCTTCCAAGGCGGCGAATGCCGGCGGCGTCGCGGTTTCCGGACTGGAGATGAGCCAGAATAGCGAACGGCTCTCCTGGAGCCGGGAAGAGGTTGACCAGAGGCTGCAGCACATCATGCGGGACATCTACCGGAACATGAGCGAGTGCGCCGTGAAGTATTCCGAAAAGAACGACTTCGTCGATGGCGCCAACATCGCGGCGTTCCTCAAGGTGTCCGACGCCATGCTGGCCCAAGGATACGTGTAA
- the tyrS gene encoding tyrosine--tRNA ligase, with the protein MNQALQTLQQRGFIKDCTDFDGLSDLMDHEKVTFYVGVDPTGPSLHIGHMVPFFAMHHLQMAGHKPIALVGGGTGLIGDPSGKTEMRKMLTLEQIQENCKHIKQQLATVVDFSNPPKPGMGLAKMLNNADWLIGLNYIQFLRDIGQYFSVNKMLTYEGTKQRLERGLSFIEFNYQLLQSYDFYMLNKNEGCRLQLGGADQWGNITAGIDLIKRMDGPQCYGLTFNLITRADGKKMGKSENGAVFLDKTMYPVYDYYQYWRNVADADVIRFMKLFTFMSMDEIATYEDPKVNINDAKEKLAFEQTKIVHGEEEAEKARDAAKALFSVGGEASRDGMKSITIDKAKLQTGYPVLELFSATDLASTNSDARRLVQGGGASINGRKVDDPKMLIDASWLDEQGELILKAGKKRFFRVLVR; encoded by the coding sequence ATGAACCAGGCGCTCCAAACACTTCAGCAGCGGGGGTTCATCAAGGACTGCACCGATTTCGATGGCTTGTCCGATCTGATGGATCATGAGAAGGTGACGTTCTACGTCGGGGTCGACCCGACGGGACCGTCGTTGCATATCGGCCACATGGTGCCGTTCTTCGCCATGCATCACCTGCAGATGGCCGGCCACAAGCCCATCGCGCTGGTCGGCGGCGGCACCGGCTTGATCGGGGATCCCTCCGGCAAGACGGAGATGCGCAAGATGCTGACGCTGGAGCAGATCCAGGAAAACTGCAAGCACATCAAGCAACAACTGGCCACCGTGGTCGATTTCAGCAATCCTCCCAAACCCGGCATGGGACTTGCGAAGATGCTGAACAACGCCGATTGGCTGATCGGGCTGAACTACATCCAGTTTCTCCGGGACATCGGACAGTATTTCTCCGTCAACAAGATGCTGACTTACGAAGGGACCAAGCAACGGCTGGAACGGGGATTGTCGTTCATCGAGTTCAACTACCAGCTCCTGCAGAGCTATGACTTCTACATGCTGAACAAGAATGAAGGATGCCGCCTGCAGCTCGGTGGAGCTGACCAATGGGGCAACATCACGGCGGGCATTGATCTGATCAAACGGATGGACGGGCCGCAGTGCTACGGCCTGACCTTCAATCTGATCACCCGTGCCGACGGCAAGAAGATGGGGAAGAGCGAGAACGGCGCCGTGTTCCTGGACAAGACGATGTACCCGGTCTACGACTACTACCAGTATTGGAGAAATGTCGCCGACGCCGATGTCATCCGGTTCATGAAGCTGTTCACCTTCATGAGCATGGATGAGATCGCCACCTACGAGGATCCGAAGGTCAACATCAACGACGCCAAGGAAAAACTGGCCTTTGAGCAGACCAAGATCGTCCATGGCGAGGAAGAGGCGGAAAAGGCACGGGATGCCGCGAAGGCGTTGTTCTCCGTCGGTGGGGAAGCCAGCCGGGACGGCATGAAGAGCATCACCATCGACAAGGCGAAGCTCCAGACCGGATACCCGGTGTTGGAACTGTTTTCCGCCACCGATCTCGCCTCGACCAACAGCGACGCGAGAAGGCTGGTGCAGGGCGGAGGAGCGTCCATCAACGGCAGGAAGGTGGATGACCCGAAGATGCTCATTGATGCTTCCTGGCTGGATGAACAGGGTGAGTTGATCCTCAAGGCCGGCAAGAAGCGGTTCTTCCGCGTGCTGGTCCGTTGA
- the gltX gene encoding glutamate--tRNA ligase, producing the protein MEVRVRYAPSPTGLQHIGGIRTALFNYFFARANGGKFILRIEDTDRERYSDASLQDLYDTLAWLGITWDEGPVVGGPYGPYIQSERTAIYQKYAKMLVDMGKAYYCYCTPERLEALREEQTASHSQYQGYDRHCLHLSQAERDEAIAKGIRPVIRLIVPTEGKTTFHDVLMGDITRKNRDVSPDPILLKSDGFPTYHLANVIDDHLMGITHIMRAQEWIPSGPLHILLYQAFGWEPPVYCHLPMVMGKDGQKLSKRHGSTAVRDFREKGYLPEALINYVSLVGWSYDGQKEFFSKEELEKLFSLEKINKAPGIFDYKKLDWFNGQYIRMCDDTRLKGLLVPYLEKAGFFSNPPTAEQQHKLDILTPVVKERMKVLSDVVELSRFLFTDITYTDKETFCGKGVDIPATITALEQGTVILEAGLKAGKKDEEIEQELTDLAGRLQVKVNGVFMPIRVAITGSQVSLPLFDSIRLLGQEKTCTRLGNALAFLKN; encoded by the coding sequence ATGGAAGTTCGTGTGAGATACGCGCCTTCTCCGACCGGTTTGCAGCATATCGGCGGAATCCGGACGGCGCTGTTCAATTATTTCTTTGCCCGCGCAAACGGGGGCAAGTTCATCCTTCGCATCGAGGACACTGACCGCGAACGGTATTCCGATGCGTCGCTTCAGGATTTGTACGATACGTTGGCATGGCTTGGCATCACCTGGGACGAAGGTCCGGTAGTGGGTGGCCCGTACGGTCCGTACATCCAAAGCGAGCGGACGGCCATCTACCAGAAATACGCCAAAATGTTGGTTGATATGGGCAAGGCCTACTACTGCTACTGCACACCCGAGCGCTTGGAAGCGCTCAGGGAGGAGCAGACCGCCAGCCACAGCCAGTACCAGGGCTATGACCGGCACTGCCTGCATCTCTCCCAAGCGGAGCGGGACGAGGCGATCGCCAAAGGCATCAGGCCGGTGATCCGCCTGATCGTCCCCACCGAAGGAAAGACGACGTTCCATGATGTGTTGATGGGGGACATCACCCGCAAAAACAGGGATGTCTCTCCTGATCCCATTTTGTTGAAGAGCGATGGGTTCCCGACCTATCACCTGGCCAATGTGATCGATGACCATCTGATGGGCATCACCCACATCATGCGCGCCCAGGAATGGATTCCTTCCGGCCCGTTGCACATCCTGCTGTACCAGGCGTTCGGATGGGAGCCTCCGGTATACTGCCATCTTCCGATGGTGATGGGCAAGGACGGCCAGAAACTGTCCAAGCGCCATGGTTCCACCGCGGTCCGCGATTTCCGGGAGAAAGGGTATCTGCCCGAAGCGTTGATCAACTACGTCAGTCTGGTTGGCTGGTCATACGATGGACAGAAAGAGTTCTTCTCCAAGGAAGAGCTGGAGAAACTGTTCAGCCTGGAGAAGATCAACAAGGCGCCTGGCATCTTCGATTACAAGAAACTTGACTGGTTCAACGGACAGTACATCCGCATGTGCGATGACACGCGCCTGAAAGGATTGCTTGTCCCGTATCTGGAGAAAGCAGGCTTCTTCTCCAATCCTCCGACGGCGGAGCAGCAGCACAAGCTGGATATCCTTACGCCGGTGGTCAAGGAACGGATGAAGGTGCTCTCCGATGTGGTGGAGTTGTCCCGATTCCTGTTCACCGACATCACCTACACGGACAAAGAAACGTTCTGCGGCAAAGGCGTGGATATTCCCGCCACCATTACGGCGTTGGAGCAAGGCACCGTTATTTTGGAAGCGGGATTGAAGGCGGGGAAGAAGGATGAGGAGATCGAACAGGAGCTGACCGATCTTGCCGGTCGTCTCCAGGTCAAGGTCAACGGCGTGTTCATGCCGATCCGGGTCGCCATCACCGGCAGCCAGGTAAGCCTGCCGTTGTTTGATTCGATCCGCTTGCTTGGGCAAGAGAAAACATGTACAAGACTGGGGAACGCGTTGGCGTTCCTGAAAAACTAA
- a CDS encoding alpha/beta fold hydrolase encodes MHISYDVPDWSAGWYQDKAPVRRCARPWKMVHDAPSDVAVLLCHGYTGYPGELIRPGIDLYDAGFDCYAVRYPGHGTSGDDFQRSGREDWLGTAENAYQDLASRYHEVYLVGHSMGGSVAVLLSSRHPEVKKMALIAPALVMKSLATGWRKFQLTFAQVFSPKKIAVPWNRDPGYHFLYEGDPDDDAYLGSQYWSWLFPRKVWDLHRMCVEAVKALDAVKADTLVLTGGKDDAVDRKAGEMVAAKPLGKNRHVHLPNATHLIPYDKDKASQDQGMGEIVTWFTT; translated from the coding sequence ATGCATATTTCGTATGATGTACCCGACTGGTCAGCCGGGTGGTATCAGGATAAGGCGCCGGTGCGGAGGTGCGCCCGGCCTTGGAAGATGGTCCACGACGCCCCGAGCGACGTGGCCGTTCTTTTATGTCACGGATATACCGGTTATCCTGGTGAGTTGATCCGGCCGGGCATTGATCTGTACGATGCCGGTTTCGATTGCTACGCCGTCCGGTATCCTGGACACGGCACCAGCGGGGACGATTTCCAGCGTTCCGGACGGGAAGACTGGCTGGGTACGGCGGAAAACGCTTACCAGGATCTTGCGTCCCGTTATCATGAAGTCTATCTGGTGGGACACTCCATGGGAGGCTCGGTCGCCGTGTTGCTCTCTTCACGTCACCCGGAAGTGAAGAAAATGGCGTTGATCGCCCCGGCGTTGGTGATGAAATCCCTTGCCACAGGATGGCGGAAATTCCAATTGACCTTCGCCCAGGTGTTTTCCCCCAAGAAGATCGCCGTTCCTTGGAACAGGGATCCCGGTTACCACTTCCTGTATGAAGGGGATCCGGACGATGACGCGTATTTGGGTTCCCAGTACTGGTCATGGCTGTTCCCCCGAAAGGTGTGGGACCTGCACCGGATGTGCGTCGAAGCGGTCAAAGCGCTTGATGCCGTCAAGGCGGATACGCTGGTGCTGACCGGTGGCAAGGATGATGCGGTTGACCGCAAGGCGGGAGAGATGGTCGCCGCCAAACCGCTGGGGAAGAATCGGCACGTCCATCTGCCCAACGCCACCCATCTGATTCCCTATGACAAGGACAAGGCTTCGCAGGATCAGGGGATGGGGGAGATCGTGACGTGGTTCACCACGTAA
- a CDS encoding helix-turn-helix transcriptional regulator, whose amino-acid sequence MNGIILFIYMLAFALGCMTLALAVVYQIQKPHSWTQLFIVCISSLMGCMMLSALQMIASVFMKSDFAKRIVSIIIQSILTANVVFLVSFIPYFITWVIGHPWRNPYKTFFFTLSGVYLVSGVLNIIRPKIVYSNLMEILFVVVIGFCLIVLTKNLNSIEEKDVRAVCITIMIVSVAMLPAIGATLVFPKVRTLMYGIYFLAFSITVMSYLFVYFAQTGKEAKAGRNKELSLQDLSEYHITERELAIIKLISRGLTNKEIAADLDISVNTVNNHVANIFAKTKVRSRIDLLNLLKQPW is encoded by the coding sequence GTGAACGGTATCATCCTGTTCATTTACATGCTGGCCTTTGCCTTGGGTTGCATGACCCTGGCATTGGCCGTTGTGTATCAGATTCAGAAACCGCATTCCTGGACCCAGTTGTTCATCGTCTGCATTTCCAGCCTGATGGGATGCATGATGCTCTCTGCGCTCCAGATGATCGCCAGCGTGTTTATGAAAAGTGATTTCGCCAAGCGGATCGTCTCCATCATCATCCAATCCATCCTGACGGCCAACGTGGTGTTCCTCGTCTCGTTCATCCCGTACTTCATCACCTGGGTCATCGGGCATCCGTGGCGGAATCCGTACAAGACGTTCTTCTTCACCCTCTCCGGGGTGTATCTGGTCTCCGGGGTGCTGAACATCATCAGGCCGAAGATCGTCTACTCCAACCTGATGGAGATCCTGTTCGTCGTCGTCATCGGTTTCTGTTTGATCGTCTTGACGAAGAACCTCAATTCCATCGAGGAGAAGGATGTCCGCGCTGTCTGCATCACCATCATGATCGTCAGTGTCGCCATGCTTCCCGCCATCGGCGCCACGTTGGTCTTCCCCAAGGTGCGTACCCTGATGTACGGCATTTATTTTCTGGCATTCTCCATTACCGTGATGAGTTATCTGTTCGTATATTTCGCCCAAACGGGTAAGGAAGCCAAGGCGGGACGAAACAAAGAGCTTTCCTTACAGGATCTTTCTGAGTACCATATAACAGAGCGCGAGTTAGCCATCATCAAGTTGATCTCCCGTGGATTGACCAACAAGGAGATCGCCGCTGATCTGGACATCAGTGTCAACACGGTGAACAACCACGTGGCGAACATTTTCGCGAAAACCAAGGTACGGAGCAGGATCGACCTTCTCAACCTGCTGAAGCAGCCGTGGTGA
- a CDS encoding RloB family protein: MARKKITVSPLNTILIVTSNQANALYFSQMRKDCRFSNMNVEYEPAAKNLEDFIQKTARRRNLGGFTVAWAVFDFADLQVTADQVKEAMPLAQQKKVGLAWNNPSQSLWYLLHFQSPRGVVTDPKVLESAVAHLIPGFSDTPEYLLSDGLTLHLSLFASKATAANNASAYNMLAERETGVAAANMIPLINDITRVCGQADITHNQRQLK, encoded by the coding sequence ATGGCAAGGAAAAAAATTACGGTGAGTCCTCTCAACACCATTCTGATCGTTACGTCCAACCAGGCGAACGCGTTGTATTTTTCCCAGATGCGCAAGGACTGCCGCTTTTCCAACATGAACGTGGAATATGAGCCTGCGGCGAAGAATCTGGAAGATTTCATCCAGAAGACGGCGCGACGGAGGAACCTCGGGGGATTCACCGTCGCGTGGGCCGTCTTTGATTTCGCCGACCTGCAGGTGACTGCTGATCAGGTGAAGGAAGCGATGCCGCTTGCCCAGCAGAAGAAGGTGGGGTTGGCGTGGAACAACCCGTCCCAGAGCCTGTGGTACCTGCTGCACTTCCAGAGTCCTCGTGGCGTGGTCACCGATCCCAAGGTATTGGAGAGCGCGGTGGCTCATCTGATCCCCGGGTTCTCTGATACGCCGGAGTATCTGCTCTCTGATGGCCTGACGTTGCATCTTTCCTTGTTCGCCAGCAAGGCAACGGCGGCGAACAACGCCAGCGCGTACAACATGCTGGCCGAGCGGGAGACCGGTGTGGCCGCGGCGAACATGATTCCGTTGATCAACGACATCACACGAGTGTGTGGACAGGCGGACATCACGCATAACCAGCGGCAACTGAAGTAG
- a CDS encoding ATP-binding protein, producing the protein MLVDMTIANFKSVKEAQTISFEAVRDSRLDESKTVVVNEKLRLIRTAAIIGPNGAGKSSFVRALEALKFIVTAPDDQENPLRILAGTAFAYDPESKTEPATIIIRVVLDKGTGNDDSVIAQYKLVADNSRIYEESLYHIIGRSKKLMFQRKADEAAVLAGSSDITYTYRWGKMYRGEKKRLVGKLDGTHTFLGASAHKGGETSSQLYGWIDVTLNLLPMGVSQSSEKYLIEQITAHPGWVEQLKNFLWSMDITDIRDIVVKNDRLIFIHTNVTQHYASYFSTESLSLRRLCLMGVAFFESFTQGRTLVIDDFGMLLHPNVLCHVVDIFEECDQTFGSQMLVVDCNPSLLQPGLLRRDGVYFAEKNGESATVYYSLANYKFSRSKDKTPAQYMAGAFGALPLLSEFHFVDAEKGKEV; encoded by the coding sequence ATGTTAGTGGACATGACGATTGCCAACTTCAAATCCGTGAAAGAGGCCCAGACGATTTCGTTTGAGGCGGTTCGGGACAGCAGGTTGGACGAGTCGAAGACGGTTGTCGTGAATGAGAAGCTCAGGCTGATCAGAACGGCGGCCATCATCGGGCCGAACGGGGCGGGAAAAAGCTCGTTCGTCAGAGCGCTTGAGGCGCTGAAGTTCATTGTGACGGCGCCGGATGACCAGGAGAACCCGCTTCGTATCCTCGCCGGTACAGCGTTCGCCTATGATCCCGAGTCCAAGACGGAACCGGCGACCATCATCATCCGCGTCGTGCTGGACAAAGGGACGGGGAATGATGATTCCGTCATCGCCCAATACAAGCTGGTGGCGGATAACAGCCGGATTTACGAGGAAAGCCTGTATCATATCATCGGTCGGTCAAAGAAGCTGATGTTCCAGCGCAAGGCGGATGAAGCCGCTGTGCTGGCTGGCTCTTCGGACATCACCTATACGTACCGTTGGGGCAAAATGTACCGTGGCGAGAAGAAGCGCCTGGTGGGAAAGCTGGATGGCACGCATACCTTCCTTGGCGCTTCGGCGCACAAAGGTGGGGAAACCAGTTCCCAGCTGTATGGGTGGATTGATGTGACGCTCAACCTGCTTCCGATGGGAGTTTCCCAGTCCAGTGAGAAGTATTTGATCGAACAGATCACGGCGCATCCCGGTTGGGTTGAGCAATTGAAGAATTTCCTGTGGAGCATGGATATCACCGATATTCGTGACATCGTGGTGAAGAATGATCGGTTGATCTTCATCCATACCAATGTCACCCAGCATTACGCTTCCTATTTCAGCACGGAGAGCCTCTCACTGCGCAGACTTTGCCTGATGGGCGTCGCGTTCTTTGAGAGCTTCACCCAGGGTCGGACGCTGGTCATTGATGATTTCGGCATGCTGCTGCATCCCAATGTCCTGTGCCACGTCGTGGATATCTTCGAGGAATGCGACCAGACATTTGGTTCCCAGATGTTGGTTGTCGACTGCAATCCCAGTCTGCTTCAGCCCGGATTGCTTCGACGGGATGGTGTTTACTTCGCTGAGAAGAACGGAGAAAGCGCCACAGTGTACTACTCGTTGGCCAACTACAAGTTTTCCCGCAGCAAGGACAAAACTCCCGCGCAGTACATGGCCGGCGCGTTCGGCGCGCTTCCGCTGCTCAGCGAATTCCATTTCGTTGACGCAGAGAAAGGCAAGGAGGTCTGA